One window of the Pieris rapae chromosome 11, ilPieRapa1.1, whole genome shotgun sequence genome contains the following:
- the LOC110994138 gene encoding serine/arginine repetitive matrix protein 2 isoform X1, producing MSGGRLIVLDRAGRDAKQYALTEGLATLGSDLACDIRLMLPAVSPHHATVMVQANQTVVQSVSEGVTLLNDVPVSVAVLRHGDIISMGGRALRWEYSQPQHRPHSKPQPPLVAINKTRNRGKGHRSRSSDPVLHDTPAHNQRASLPASSMKQVAIVQPQRRNVMQGEPSCATELTDSSQIENTENENTQETITRKSARPSQKSLQTITKASEWIESRKSSRAPITPTRTRNNLTPSDLQSRTKSATRPMTQRDTQLRSKSLACIPLETKGEKTKVTLTPRQTQSRSKILDGTQIEIKITRATLTPKETREVLSKSAVTPIDTNAEPKSGTRKSLTPRDALLEPVEVGSKQTKTSIRTTPRQTQSSSKVDVTPLQSRTPAKSTVRAYTPRETRKSRISTLGSATNSVKSRNALILKAARDSRKSSLIPTLSKSRTQAITPTENREPGSNIHTDRRTPLNQSKSLLARSAQSTSTSVLSRSRLTSTPTSSNRQAQFPEKRVLPPRARTLTPRAQEFATNKSLTLRTSRDTSLRLTVLRKSHRPVKIQAPTLIDHTKQAALLLMTRHTKSKSPNAVSTVVVKPSPMSKSLKRNSRGLRESLARKRKSSVLNTSDELSTRRSLSCPSARKSSMKSTLKDPMSGRKTESIKFDLSNLEHGTKSDRLISSVVTVDTTNQTFDSISSNGSPSLRRSIHSRSSRIIEKTLGSPMTVTETTETSIATSPKSRSSRGSLIVQKALEETLKTQNDTSAQTNLTKTLSPRAETYSIVDLVSRDSNATEYNTIDSTPFGTPRSHRETRSFAVALPSSTPYKVPINRSLQYENGNDTPPHTESPEVITPQNDENNKPVASTKVSKRSRSKSRLNDSDLFLLEDEDSPRTSKRADKSATNSLDVSHLKRKLSQSLTESDEESDKSDKNVFAKVPKNSLSNVRIKELFAKSPQNDLRRVSGVKTLFKSLRKQNTPKNTLEDVKGVKRLFKEKEKTPKNTLEDVSGVKGLFRRSPRNDLRVSGVKDALRIKSPKNDLTDVRGVRRLYRLEKERYSSNVSGIEEMFKETSDMDTTFDLLMNKPPLRTYKAASAQKMKQKSKTRLEKSLYDSTSIHVDRWNKNNEIKVYNEKSLPLKKRSIKTLKSTPVKGNVTLNSTELCQISPITKQASVDTAGTSHLDDNTIDISVNNSSVSLGKTTRSTRQNRSALKNSTSTIKQTIVEENPSMSLVIHKKSPIVKSIRKTRQRRMQQQSDSDQNKEIAESKDQKLRETKTKRRTVKTSEPETETISVRRTTRSKATSPRKSSGRRVSIVIKKPTARVTRRGKIPVEEQNDKAKKTKAGPNKNEEHAVEGEARVLTNPTPKIRKRVVIVIPTRTPLASARKTRSRVAAQAKNKATKGIIATPSTTRKGKGKKVEPAENQVTEKPKRKQAEKKNPEVVVEVKTRAKATKKLVATEVEKKTQKGKKEVPKAKEIVTPPTGRKKKSPDTTPVENEDIEKPKRGRKKAVKTSVTEVKKQTEVKTRAKANVQAGSSKGDNKTAQPKGKKVASAKEPIAPATSRKRKSPDVTPATKETSVAAKRRKAAELTVPARTTRSKAGSQPKIRGQKR from the exons ATGTCAGGTGGTAGACTTATAGTGCTGGATCGCGCTGGTCGCGATGCCAAGCAGTATGCCCTTACAGAGGGTTTGGCCACGCTTGGCTCTGATCTGGCTTGTGACATCCGCCTAATGCTACCAGCAGTCAGTCCCCACCATGCTACTGTTATGGTACAAGCAAATCAG ACTGTAGTACAGAGTGTATCTGAAGGTGTCACTTTGCTGAATGATGTGCCAGTAAGTGTAGCTGTACTAAGGCATGGTGATATCATTTCTATGGGTGGACGGGCTCTACGTTGGGAGTATTCACAACCACAGCACAGACCCCACTCTAAACCACAACCAC CTTTAGTAGCAATAAACAAGACTCGAAACAGAGGTAAGGGTCACAGAAGTCGCTCCAGTGATCCAGTACTCCATGATACACCTGCTCATAATCAGAGAGCTTCACTACCTG CTTCAAGTATGAAGCAAGTGGCTATAGTTCAACCGCAGAGAAGAAATGTAATGCAGG gagAACCAAGTTGCGCTACCGAATTGACTGATTCTAGTCAAATTGAAAACACGGAAAATGAAAACACTCAAGAAACAATTACGag gaAATCGGCACGGCCAAGCCAAAAAAGTCTCCAAACAATTACTAAGGCTTCAGAATGGATTGAGTCGCGTAAAAGCTCGCGAGCGCCTATCACACCGACACGAACACGGAACAACCTCACACCGTCAGATTTACAATCTCGAACTAAATCTGCCACCCGACCAATGACACAGAGAGACACACAATTGCGTTCAAAATCCCTGGCGTGCATACCGTTAGAAACTAAAGGAGAAAAAACAAAGGTGACATTAACACCGAGACAAACACAGTCACGATCCAAAATCCTAGATGGGAcacaaatagaaataaaaattactcgGGCGACTCTCACACCGAAAGAAACACGTGAAGTCCTTTCAAAGTCAGCGGTTACACCAATCGACACAAATGCAGAACCCAAATCTGGAACACGGAAGTCCCTTACGCCAAGAGATGCCTTATTAGAACCCGTAGAAGTTGGAtcgaaacaaacaaaaacttcAATACGGACTACACCGAGACAAACGCAATCAAGTTCAAAAGTTGATGTTACCCCATTGCAATCAAGAACACCAGCGAAATCAACAGTACGGGCATATACGCCTAGGGAAACACGCAAATCGCGCATCAGTACTTTGGGATCCGCGACCAACTCGGTTAAATCACGAAATGCGCTAATACTCAAAGCAGCAAGGGATTCGCGAAAATCATCACTTATACCAACACTATCAAAATCAAGAACGCAAGCAATTACACCGACAGAAAACCGTGAACCGGGttcaaatatacatacagaCAGACGAACACCGTTGAATCAGTCGAAATCTTTGTTGGCACGTTCTGCACAGAGTACCTCAACTTCTGTACTGAGTCGGTCTCGGCTGACAAGTACGCCGACATCGTCCAATAGACAGGCGCAGTTCCCAGAGAAGCGCGTACTACCGCCGCGAGCGAGAACGTTGACACCGCGGGCTCAAGAGTTCGCAACAAACAAGTCGCTTACGTTGCGGACGTCGCGCGATACATCGCTTCGTTTGACGGTGTTACGAAAGAGTCACAGGCCCGTTAAAATACAGGCACCCACGTTGATTG ACCACACTAAGCAAGCTGCTTTATTACTGATGACACGTCATACAAAGTCAAAGTCTCCAAACGCGGTGTCTACTGTTGTGGTCAAACCATCTCCAATGTCAAAATCACTGAAAAGAAACTCTCGAGGACTAAGAGAAAGCTTGGCGAGGAAACGAAAA AGTTCGGTGCTAAACACTAGCGACGAACTTTCAACACGAAGAAGTTTATCTTGTCCATCTGCAAGAAAAAGTTCTATGAAATCTACTCTTAAGGATCCAATGAGTGGACGGAAAACGGAATCAATTAAATTCGATCTGAGCAATCTAGAACATGGTACTAAGTCCGATCGATTAATATCATCAGTGGTCACCGTGGATACGACAAATCAGACTTTTGATAGTATATCAAGCAACGGCTCACCATCTTTAAGAAGGTCCATACATTCGAGAAGCAGTCGTATCATCGAAAAGACTTTGGGTAGTCCTATGACCGTAACTGAAACTACCGAAACTTCAATCGCTACCTCTCCTAAGTCAAGGTCTTCGCGCGGTTCTCTTATTGTCCAGAAAGCTCTTGAGGAAACTcttaaaacacaaaatgaCACATCAGCCCAAACAAATCTAACAAAAACACTAAGTCCACGTGCCGAAACTTATTCAATAGTGGATTTGGTCTCTCGCGATTCTAATGCTACGGAATATAATACGATTGATTCCACGCCTTTTGGAACTCCTCGAAGTCACAGAGAAACCAGATCTTTCGCTGTAGCGTTACCTTCCAGCACACCGTATAAAGTGCCGATAAATAGAAGTTTGCAATATGAGAATGGGAATGACACACCGCCACACACAGAATCACCTGAAGTTATTACACCCCAAAatgatgaaaataataaacctgTTGCGAGTACTAAAGTTTCTAAGAGGTCCCGTAGCAAATCTAGATTAAACGATAGTGATCTGTTCCTATTGGAAGACGAAGATTCACCGAGAACGTCGAAAAGAGCTGATAAATCGGCTACCAATTCTTTAGACGTTTCGCATTTGAAGAGAAAATTATCCCAAAGTCTTACCGAGTCCGATGAAGAGTCAGATAAAAgtgacaaaaatgtatttgccAAGGTTcctaaaaatagtttaagtaATGTCAGAATTAAAGAACTATTCGCTAAATCTCCTCAAAATGACCTGCGCCGTGTTTCGGGAGTAAAGACCTTATTTAAATCGTTGAGGAAGCAAAATACACCGAAAAATACTCTTGAAGATGTGAAAGGtgttaaaagattatttaaagaaaaagaaaaaacaccTAAGAATACGCTAGAAGACGTAAGTGGAGTTAAAGGGTTATTTAGGCGGAGTCCTCGAAACGATTTGAGAGTATCTGGAGTAAAGGACGCTTTACGTATAAAATCGCCCAAAAATGATTTAACTGATGTACGCGGGGTGAGGCGTTTATACCGACTGGAAAAAGAACGATATAGCAGCAACGTAAGCGGAATCGAAGAAATGTTCAAAGAAACTTCAGATATGGACACAACATTTGATCTACTGATGAACAAGCCTCCATTACGGACCTATAAAGCAGCGAGTGCGcagaaaatgaaacaaaaatcaaaaacacGCCTAGAAAAATCTTTGTACGATTCGACCTCAATACACGTGGATCGCTGGAACaagaataatgaaattaaagtgTACAACGAAAAAAGTTTGCCTCTAAAGAAAAGATCAATTAAGACTTTAAAATCGACTCCAGTTAAAGGCAATGTGACGCTAAACTCAACAGAGTTATGCCAAATCTCTCCTATCACAAAGCAAGCGTCTGTTGATACAGCCGG TACGTCACATTTGGATGACAACACCATTGACATCAGCGTTAATAATAGTTCCGTATCACTCGGAAAGACGACACGATCCACAAGACAAAATCGCAGCGCGTTGAAAAATAGCACTTCTACTATTAAACAAACTATCGTCGAAGAAAATCCATCCATGTCACTAGTGATTCACAAAAAATCTCCAATAGTCAAATCGATCAGAAAAACGCGTCAACGACGGATGCAACAGCAATCAGATAGTGaccaaaacaaagaaattgcGGAATCGAAGGACCAAAAGTTGAgagaaacaaaaactaaacgaCGAACTGTCAAAACGTCTGAACCAGAGACGGAAACAATCTCAGTACGGAGAACGACACGTTCTAAAGCAACGTCGCCACGGAAATCCAGTGGTAGACGCGTGtcgattgtaataaaaaaaccgaCGGCGAGAGTGACGCGTAGAGGCAAAATCCCGGTAGAAGAACAAAATGATAAAgcgaaaaaaacaaaagcgggccctaataaaaatgaagaacACGCTGTTGAAGGCGAAGCGCGTGTTTTAACGAATCCAACACCGAAAATTCGGAAAAGGGTCGTCATTGTAATTCCGACCAGAACCCCCCTCGCTTCAGCTAGGAAAACTCGAAGTAGAGTGGCCGCCCAAGCTAAGAATAAG GCTACTAAAGGAATTATCGCAACCCCTTCGACAACTCGCAAGGGTAAGGGTAAGAAAGTCGAACCTGCTGAAAATCAAG TTACAGAAAAACCAAAAAGAAAACAAGCTGAAAAGAAGAATCCAGAAGTCGTGGTTGAAGTAAAGACTCGAGCTAAAGCCACTAAGAAACTTGTTGCTACCGAAGTTGAGAAGAAAACCCAAAAAGGAAAgaag gagGTTCCAAAAGCGAAAGAAATTGTGACGCCGCCGACAGGCCGGAAGAAGAAATCGCCCGACACCACGCCTGTCGAAAATGAAG ATATTGAAAAGCCAAAAAGGGGAAGAAAAAAAGCGGTTAAAACATCTGTCACAGAAGTTAAGAAGCAAACTGAAGTAAAGACACGAGCAAAAGCTAATGTTCAGGCTGGTTCCAGTAAAGGGGATAACAAAACGGCTCAACCCAAAGGAAAAAag gtcGCGTCGGCTAAGGAACCAATTGCGCCCGCTACAAGTCGTAAGAGGAAATCTCCCGATGTCACGCCTGCTACGAAAG aaACATCTGTAGCCGCTAAAAGGCGAAAGGCAGCCGAACTGACTGTGCCGGCTCGCACAACACGCTCTAAAGctg GGTCTCAACCAAAAATCCGCGGCCAAAAAAGATAG
- the LOC110994133 gene encoding protein C12orf4 homolog: protein MTTEAAENVTKTFKFSFPTCTNEEVLFKLEVPVDIPYEGSSRELVQRVLKMFHIPVYLEDELNEKLAEFIAEETKNYHNERDEKLLNQLKNGELNIEGIIKGWEKNFKENVLEFAEQKGSSDEEVFATAYHKLVHSPALETILQVESSYAKTVMNMIQNRDKDIKKLTERQTQEMEDKIRLLNISTTEEEINALAGKHFEEQSVAAGHWESQLDALRHAQRAAHRAWLMTALDDYQLNENATPSNSPLCTFPPDLPGPIQPAPPRLEESFTIHLGSQLKQTHNIRLVAVDILDLCSVNRGDSGTWNRAQPALGLYSNDLSAVVLLAEHEPSRSPLVSLARQATEHHFDDVEIQLRDIAEKVKEPAEKRNLERVTGDGRGRSARVKRSLQPGDVYLSRHSNLADAHLVYHLVIDDEQMKAGDMTSRHPAILALRNILKSASCNDVTSIALPLLLRHDITEEMTMSWCIRRAELVLKCVKGFMLEGSGGGGAELRTLTVALPSTTNQTLFSALADLLTNIFRLAGPVRQNKLE from the exons ATGACGACTGAGGCAGCTGAAAacgtaacaaaaacatttaaattctcATTTCCTACATGCACGAATGAAGAGGTTCTTTTTAAATTGGAAGTGCCTGTGGATATTCCATACGAAGGATCCTCACGTGAGCTGGTCCAACGAgtgttaaaaatgtttcatattcCTGTATATTTGGAAGACG agttaaatgaaaagttaGCAGAATTTATTGCTgaagaaactaaaaactatCACAATGAAAGAGATGAAAAATTACTAAACCAACTGAAAAATGGAGAGCTAAATATTGAGGGAATTATCAAAGGGTGGGAGAAAAATTTCAAAGAGAATGTATTAGAATTTGCTGAACAGAAGGGCTCTTCCGATGAAGAAGTATTTGCAACAGCCTATCACAAATTAGTCCATTCTCCAGCATTAGAAACAATATTGCAAGTGGAAAGTTCCTATGCTAAGACAGTTATGAATATGATTCAAAACCGTGATAAGGATATCAAAAAGCTTACTGAaag GCAAACACAAGAAATGGAAGATAAAATCAGACTACTCAATATCTCAACAACAGAAGAGGAAATTAATGCTTTAGCTGGAAAGCATTTTGAAGAGCAAAGCGTAGCAGCTGGCCATTGGGAGTCCCAACTGGATGCTTTAAGACATGCTCAGAGAGCAGCTCATAGAGCTTGGCTGATGACTGCTTTAGATGACTATCAGCTTAATGAAAATGCTACACCCag taaCTCTCCGCTATGCACTTTCCCACCAGATTTACCCGGGCCCATTCAACCTGCTCCACCAAGGCTAGAAGAGAGTTTCACTATACATTTAGGATCACAGCTTAAACAAACACACAATATACGCCTAGTTGCGGTTGATATTTTGGATCTGTGTTCTGTGAATCGAGGAGATAG CGGTACATGGAACCGCGCTCAACCAGCTCTAGGTTTATACTCAAACGACCTATCAGCTGTAGTACTATTGGCCGAGCACGAGCCGTCACGTTCACCTCTCGTTTCCCTCGCGAGGCAAGCCACGGAACATCACTTCGATGACGTTGAGATACAATTACGAGATATCGCTGAAAAAGTTAAAGAACCG gcAGAAAAGCGTAATTTAGAACGAGTAACAGGTGACGGGCGAGGGCGTAGTGCCCGGGTCAAACGCTCGCTGCAGCCCGGGGACGTTTATCTAAGCAGACACAGTAATTTGGCAGATGCTCATTTGGTCTATCATCTCGTTATAGATGATGAGCAGATGAAAGCTG gTGATATGACGTCTCGTCACCCAGCAATTCTCGCGTTGCGCAATATCTTGAAGTCGGCTTCATGTAATGACGTCACTTCTATTGCATTGCCATTGCTTCTTAGACATGACATAACTGAG gaAATGACAATGTCGTGGTGCATCAGACGAGCAGAATTAGTGCTCAAATGTGTAAAGGGCTTTATGTTAGAGGGAAGTGGAGGGGGCGGGGCAGAACTCCGGACTCTCACCGTGGCGTTGCCTTCTACCACAAACCAGACGTTATTTAGTGCTCTTGCAGATTTATTgactaatatatttagattggCCGGACCTGTGCggcaaaataaattagaatag
- the LOC110994138 gene encoding serine/arginine repetitive matrix protein 2 isoform X2, whose translation MSGGRLIVLDRAGRDAKQYALTEGLATLGSDLACDIRLMLPAVSPHHATVMVQANQTVVQSVSEGVTLLNDVPVSVAVLRHGDIISMGGRALRWEYSQPQHRPHSKPQPPLVAINKTRNRGKGHRSRSSDPVLHDTPAHNQRASLPASSMKQVAIVQPQRRNVMQGEPSCATELTDSSQIENTENENTQETITRKSARPSQKSLQTITKASEWIESRKSSRAPITPTRTRNNLTPSDLQSRTKSATRPMTQRDTQLRSKSLACIPLETKGEKTKVTLTPRQTQSRSKILDGTQIEIKITRATLTPKETREVLSKSAVTPIDTNAEPKSGTRKSLTPRDALLEPVEVGSKQTKTSIRTTPRQTQSSSKVDVTPLQSRTPAKSTVRAYTPRETRKSRISTLGSATNSVKSRNALILKAARDSRKSSLIPTLSKSRTQAITPTENREPGSNIHTDRRTPLNQSKSLLARSAQSTSTSVLSRSRLTSTPTSSNRQAQFPEKRVLPPRARTLTPRAQEFATNKSLTLRTSRDTSLRLTVLRKSHRPVKIQAPTLIDHTKQAALLLMTRHTKSKSPNAVSTVVVKPSPMSKSLKRNSRGLRESLARKRKSSVLNTSDELSTRRSLSCPSARKSSMKSTLKDPMSGRKTESIKFDLSNLEHGTKSDRLISSVVTVDTTNQTFDSISSNGSPSLRRSIHSRSSRIIEKTLGSPMTVTETTETSIATSPKSRSSRGSLIVQKALEETLKTQNDTSAQTNLTKTLSPRAETYSIVDLVSRDSNATEYNTIDSTPFGTPRSHRETRSFAVALPSSTPYKVPINRSLQYENGNDTPPHTESPEVITPQNDENNKPVASTKVSKRSRSKSRLNDSDLFLLEDEDSPRTSKRADKSATNSLDVSHLKRKLSQSLTESDEESDKSDKNVFAKVPKNSLSNVRIKELFAKSPQNDLRRVSGVKTLFKSLRKQNTPKNTLEDVKGVKRLFKEKEKTPKNTLEDVSGVKGLFRRSPRNDLRVSGVKDALRIKSPKNDLTDVRGVRRLYRLEKERYSSNVSGIEEMFKETSDMDTTFDLLMNKPPLRTYKAASAQKMKQKSKTRLEKSLYDSTSIHVDRWNKNNEIKVYNEKSLPLKKRSIKTLKSTPVKGNVTLNSTELCQISPITKQASVDTAGTSHLDDNTIDISVNNSSVSLGKTTRSTRQNRSALKNSTSTIKQTIVEENPSMSLVIHKKSPIVKSIRKTRQRRMQQQSDSDQNKEIAESKDQKLRETKTKRRTVKTSEPETETISVRRTTRSKATSPRKSSGRRVSIVIKKPTARVTRRGKIPVEEQNDKAKKTKAGPNKNEEHAVEGEARVLTNPTPKIRKRVVIVIPTRTPLASARKTRSRVAAQAKNKATKGIIATPSTTRKGKGKKVEPAENQVTEKPKRKQAEKKNPEVVVEVKTRAKATKKLVATEVEKKTQKGKKVPKAKEIVTPPTGRKKKSPDTTPVENEDIEKPKRGRKKAVKTSVTEVKKQTEVKTRAKANVQAGSSKGDNKTAQPKGKKVASAKEPIAPATSRKRKSPDVTPATKETSVAAKRRKAAELTVPARTTRSKAGSQPKIRGQKR comes from the exons ATGTCAGGTGGTAGACTTATAGTGCTGGATCGCGCTGGTCGCGATGCCAAGCAGTATGCCCTTACAGAGGGTTTGGCCACGCTTGGCTCTGATCTGGCTTGTGACATCCGCCTAATGCTACCAGCAGTCAGTCCCCACCATGCTACTGTTATGGTACAAGCAAATCAG ACTGTAGTACAGAGTGTATCTGAAGGTGTCACTTTGCTGAATGATGTGCCAGTAAGTGTAGCTGTACTAAGGCATGGTGATATCATTTCTATGGGTGGACGGGCTCTACGTTGGGAGTATTCACAACCACAGCACAGACCCCACTCTAAACCACAACCAC CTTTAGTAGCAATAAACAAGACTCGAAACAGAGGTAAGGGTCACAGAAGTCGCTCCAGTGATCCAGTACTCCATGATACACCTGCTCATAATCAGAGAGCTTCACTACCTG CTTCAAGTATGAAGCAAGTGGCTATAGTTCAACCGCAGAGAAGAAATGTAATGCAGG gagAACCAAGTTGCGCTACCGAATTGACTGATTCTAGTCAAATTGAAAACACGGAAAATGAAAACACTCAAGAAACAATTACGag gaAATCGGCACGGCCAAGCCAAAAAAGTCTCCAAACAATTACTAAGGCTTCAGAATGGATTGAGTCGCGTAAAAGCTCGCGAGCGCCTATCACACCGACACGAACACGGAACAACCTCACACCGTCAGATTTACAATCTCGAACTAAATCTGCCACCCGACCAATGACACAGAGAGACACACAATTGCGTTCAAAATCCCTGGCGTGCATACCGTTAGAAACTAAAGGAGAAAAAACAAAGGTGACATTAACACCGAGACAAACACAGTCACGATCCAAAATCCTAGATGGGAcacaaatagaaataaaaattactcgGGCGACTCTCACACCGAAAGAAACACGTGAAGTCCTTTCAAAGTCAGCGGTTACACCAATCGACACAAATGCAGAACCCAAATCTGGAACACGGAAGTCCCTTACGCCAAGAGATGCCTTATTAGAACCCGTAGAAGTTGGAtcgaaacaaacaaaaacttcAATACGGACTACACCGAGACAAACGCAATCAAGTTCAAAAGTTGATGTTACCCCATTGCAATCAAGAACACCAGCGAAATCAACAGTACGGGCATATACGCCTAGGGAAACACGCAAATCGCGCATCAGTACTTTGGGATCCGCGACCAACTCGGTTAAATCACGAAATGCGCTAATACTCAAAGCAGCAAGGGATTCGCGAAAATCATCACTTATACCAACACTATCAAAATCAAGAACGCAAGCAATTACACCGACAGAAAACCGTGAACCGGGttcaaatatacatacagaCAGACGAACACCGTTGAATCAGTCGAAATCTTTGTTGGCACGTTCTGCACAGAGTACCTCAACTTCTGTACTGAGTCGGTCTCGGCTGACAAGTACGCCGACATCGTCCAATAGACAGGCGCAGTTCCCAGAGAAGCGCGTACTACCGCCGCGAGCGAGAACGTTGACACCGCGGGCTCAAGAGTTCGCAACAAACAAGTCGCTTACGTTGCGGACGTCGCGCGATACATCGCTTCGTTTGACGGTGTTACGAAAGAGTCACAGGCCCGTTAAAATACAGGCACCCACGTTGATTG ACCACACTAAGCAAGCTGCTTTATTACTGATGACACGTCATACAAAGTCAAAGTCTCCAAACGCGGTGTCTACTGTTGTGGTCAAACCATCTCCAATGTCAAAATCACTGAAAAGAAACTCTCGAGGACTAAGAGAAAGCTTGGCGAGGAAACGAAAA AGTTCGGTGCTAAACACTAGCGACGAACTTTCAACACGAAGAAGTTTATCTTGTCCATCTGCAAGAAAAAGTTCTATGAAATCTACTCTTAAGGATCCAATGAGTGGACGGAAAACGGAATCAATTAAATTCGATCTGAGCAATCTAGAACATGGTACTAAGTCCGATCGATTAATATCATCAGTGGTCACCGTGGATACGACAAATCAGACTTTTGATAGTATATCAAGCAACGGCTCACCATCTTTAAGAAGGTCCATACATTCGAGAAGCAGTCGTATCATCGAAAAGACTTTGGGTAGTCCTATGACCGTAACTGAAACTACCGAAACTTCAATCGCTACCTCTCCTAAGTCAAGGTCTTCGCGCGGTTCTCTTATTGTCCAGAAAGCTCTTGAGGAAACTcttaaaacacaaaatgaCACATCAGCCCAAACAAATCTAACAAAAACACTAAGTCCACGTGCCGAAACTTATTCAATAGTGGATTTGGTCTCTCGCGATTCTAATGCTACGGAATATAATACGATTGATTCCACGCCTTTTGGAACTCCTCGAAGTCACAGAGAAACCAGATCTTTCGCTGTAGCGTTACCTTCCAGCACACCGTATAAAGTGCCGATAAATAGAAGTTTGCAATATGAGAATGGGAATGACACACCGCCACACACAGAATCACCTGAAGTTATTACACCCCAAAatgatgaaaataataaacctgTTGCGAGTACTAAAGTTTCTAAGAGGTCCCGTAGCAAATCTAGATTAAACGATAGTGATCTGTTCCTATTGGAAGACGAAGATTCACCGAGAACGTCGAAAAGAGCTGATAAATCGGCTACCAATTCTTTAGACGTTTCGCATTTGAAGAGAAAATTATCCCAAAGTCTTACCGAGTCCGATGAAGAGTCAGATAAAAgtgacaaaaatgtatttgccAAGGTTcctaaaaatagtttaagtaATGTCAGAATTAAAGAACTATTCGCTAAATCTCCTCAAAATGACCTGCGCCGTGTTTCGGGAGTAAAGACCTTATTTAAATCGTTGAGGAAGCAAAATACACCGAAAAATACTCTTGAAGATGTGAAAGGtgttaaaagattatttaaagaaaaagaaaaaacaccTAAGAATACGCTAGAAGACGTAAGTGGAGTTAAAGGGTTATTTAGGCGGAGTCCTCGAAACGATTTGAGAGTATCTGGAGTAAAGGACGCTTTACGTATAAAATCGCCCAAAAATGATTTAACTGATGTACGCGGGGTGAGGCGTTTATACCGACTGGAAAAAGAACGATATAGCAGCAACGTAAGCGGAATCGAAGAAATGTTCAAAGAAACTTCAGATATGGACACAACATTTGATCTACTGATGAACAAGCCTCCATTACGGACCTATAAAGCAGCGAGTGCGcagaaaatgaaacaaaaatcaaaaacacGCCTAGAAAAATCTTTGTACGATTCGACCTCAATACACGTGGATCGCTGGAACaagaataatgaaattaaagtgTACAACGAAAAAAGTTTGCCTCTAAAGAAAAGATCAATTAAGACTTTAAAATCGACTCCAGTTAAAGGCAATGTGACGCTAAACTCAACAGAGTTATGCCAAATCTCTCCTATCACAAAGCAAGCGTCTGTTGATACAGCCGG TACGTCACATTTGGATGACAACACCATTGACATCAGCGTTAATAATAGTTCCGTATCACTCGGAAAGACGACACGATCCACAAGACAAAATCGCAGCGCGTTGAAAAATAGCACTTCTACTATTAAACAAACTATCGTCGAAGAAAATCCATCCATGTCACTAGTGATTCACAAAAAATCTCCAATAGTCAAATCGATCAGAAAAACGCGTCAACGACGGATGCAACAGCAATCAGATAGTGaccaaaacaaagaaattgcGGAATCGAAGGACCAAAAGTTGAgagaaacaaaaactaaacgaCGAACTGTCAAAACGTCTGAACCAGAGACGGAAACAATCTCAGTACGGAGAACGACACGTTCTAAAGCAACGTCGCCACGGAAATCCAGTGGTAGACGCGTGtcgattgtaataaaaaaaccgaCGGCGAGAGTGACGCGTAGAGGCAAAATCCCGGTAGAAGAACAAAATGATAAAgcgaaaaaaacaaaagcgggccctaataaaaatgaagaacACGCTGTTGAAGGCGAAGCGCGTGTTTTAACGAATCCAACACCGAAAATTCGGAAAAGGGTCGTCATTGTAATTCCGACCAGAACCCCCCTCGCTTCAGCTAGGAAAACTCGAAGTAGAGTGGCCGCCCAAGCTAAGAATAAG GCTACTAAAGGAATTATCGCAACCCCTTCGACAACTCGCAAGGGTAAGGGTAAGAAAGTCGAACCTGCTGAAAATCAAG TTACAGAAAAACCAAAAAGAAAACAAGCTGAAAAGAAGAATCCAGAAGTCGTGGTTGAAGTAAAGACTCGAGCTAAAGCCACTAAGAAACTTGTTGCTACCGAAGTTGAGAAGAAAACCCAAAAAGGAAAgaag GTTCCAAAAGCGAAAGAAATTGTGACGCCGCCGACAGGCCGGAAGAAGAAATCGCCCGACACCACGCCTGTCGAAAATGAAG ATATTGAAAAGCCAAAAAGGGGAAGAAAAAAAGCGGTTAAAACATCTGTCACAGAAGTTAAGAAGCAAACTGAAGTAAAGACACGAGCAAAAGCTAATGTTCAGGCTGGTTCCAGTAAAGGGGATAACAAAACGGCTCAACCCAAAGGAAAAAag gtcGCGTCGGCTAAGGAACCAATTGCGCCCGCTACAAGTCGTAAGAGGAAATCTCCCGATGTCACGCCTGCTACGAAAG aaACATCTGTAGCCGCTAAAAGGCGAAAGGCAGCCGAACTGACTGTGCCGGCTCGCACAACACGCTCTAAAGctg GGTCTCAACCAAAAATCCGCGGCCAAAAAAGATAG